One segment of Penaeus chinensis breed Huanghai No. 1 chromosome 14, ASM1920278v2, whole genome shotgun sequence DNA contains the following:
- the LOC125032186 gene encoding cuticle protein 7-like, which translates to MNTKVLLLLGLAALASADTPRYAYSAPRDSFEDDAKYNFQWAVDHDDSGNRFGHQEARDDDNTQGSYYVQLPDGRLQTVKYFVDGDSGYVAEVNYEGEARYDSHESRETFRARPAYSAPTPRFDSHESRERVAPAPSRPRHFDSLESLEIPSRLFNSRESLEDIRRQYGF; encoded by the exons ATGAATACTAAG GTGCTGCTCCTCCTCGGCCTGGCTGCTCTGGCCTCAGCCGACACTCCCAGATACGCCTACAGTGCTCCTCGG GATTCATTCGAAGATGACGCCAAGTATAACTTCCAGTGGGCCGTCGACCACGACGACTCCGGCAACCGCTTCGGCCACCAGGAGGCTCGCGACGACGACAacactcagggatcctactacgtgcagctccccgacggccgcctccagaccgtcaagtacttcgtggacggcgactccggctacgtggccgaggtcaactacgagggcgaggctcgctaCGACTCGCACGAGTCTCGGGAAACGTTCAGAGCCAGACCCGCGTACTCCGCTCCCACTCCTCGCTTCGACTCCCATGAATCCCGTGAGAGAGTCGCTCCCGCTCCCTCCAGGCCTCGTCACTTCGACTCCCTCGAATCCCTAGAAATCCCCAGCCGCCTCTTCAACTCCCGCGAGTCCCTGGAGGACATCCGCAGGCAGTATGGCTTTTGA
- the LOC125032253 gene encoding pro-resilin-like: MNSMILVVLLALSAAASPQRNSYAYGPPQDSSEESYESSEARYNFDWAVNHADSGNNFGHQEARDGDNTQGSYYVQLPDGRLQTVKYFVDGDSGYVAEVSYEGEARYPDSSESFESREYRPPRPVYG, from the exons ATGAACTCCATG ATCCTCGTCGTCCTGTTGGCTCTCTCGGCAGCAGCCAGTCCTCAGAGGAATTCTTATGCCTATGGCCCCCCtcag GATTCGTCAGAGGAGTCCTACGAGTCGTCAGAGGCTAGGTACAACTTCGACTGGGCCGTCAACCATGCTGATTCCGGAAACAACTTCGGCcaccaggaggcccgtgacggCGACAACACCCAGGggtcctactacgtgcagctccccgacggccgcctgcagaccgtcaagtacttcgtggacggcgactccggctacgtggctgaagtcagctacgagggcgaggctcggtACCCCGACTCCTCCGAATCCTTTGAGTCTAGGGAATACAGACCTCCAAGGCCCGTGTATGGCTGA